The Saccharomyces mikatae IFO 1815 strain IFO1815 genome assembly, chromosome: 11 genome has a segment encoding these proteins:
- the PUT3 gene encoding Put3p (similar to Saccharomyces cerevisiae PUT3 (YKL015W); ancestral locus Anc_2.654): protein MVTDQDSGHPILSKQRAYVNKQRQGRQQRSSIACLSCRKRHIKCPGGNPCQKCVASNAICEYLEPSKKIVVSTKYLQQLQKELNDKTQENNRLRGLLLEKAVNACCKDNGTGKHPNNAATSDTLEVSSAPAAPVFDLQSNSSTTSDNDGDDDVNGTSSVNNNNNNNNKAVVSPFNNRRYDHSLEKYYNKSIRFFAQPSSANEENNNNTVDRDDDEDDEEISTNFAQRSGRLIESHNGFHYFVGSSSMTLFGLEIQSLVTKYISVKNFRPLPINTKNEILNSNLNPTISSFINSNNYLFSSYIFLNPISKIVNLNSINDNLSPLMFKIVLNKEKDENNGQGDAIHFQLPSYNYTKLLIDCFINYNDGCFYFFNEGLVKCGINKLYLENEWLYYDNTKNTLDNENDPVLQAVWFCKILLILAVGEMYLGSINIEMLKNYSNQPKLPGSKFFQMGSKIFNCLFSSERLENVTKKGGIEVLLLYAFFLQVADYTLASYFYFGQALRTCLILGLHVDSQSDTLTKYEIEHHRRLWWTVYMFERMLSSKAGLPLSFTDYTISTALPADIDDETIEGKNNQYVFRKAELISNCVTIVKINAQILSKLYQRQPETNIIITLKVVIKQLLEWRNNLSDSLQVDFTQKDEDFKISRLSTNMFTEYFQGINLAIRPLLFHFASIQLKRFKTSNTFINLQNYSTTISSLLTCSLHASVNTIRSLWSLLQNNMLAMFGYMDREYLFTSSCTLLLFNTAFGIHEQTLYHLDHSLEIFTQMRNLGNIPAGLRRAQLLTLMANLDFHGIMNDLITKYNDILKFDSMNCENDNIVDNNNEPKIEKENEKVYKDTNRIDPSIIDSDKSKSSANIIKNESIPDIVNILPESTKQTMSGYSNGGNDVNDINDINTEPSTFFDIITASLENSYQTTLTKKGSQVMEKNMDQLDSVHNLNDDDLQQLLEDLGNIDHSDEKLWKEITDQAMWLGNTMDPTAAAGSEIDFTDYLGP, encoded by the coding sequence ATGGTGACCGACCAAGATAGTGGGCATCCGATACTATCTAAGCAGCGAGCCTACGTGAATAAGCAACGGCAAGGAAGACAGCAAAGGTCATCTATCGCATGTCTTTCTTGCAGGAAACGTCATATCAAGTGTCCTGGTGGTAATCCATGCCAGAAATGTGTTGCGAGCAATGCCATATGCGAGTATTTGGAGCCGTCAAAAAAGATCGTTGTGTCGACAAAATATCTGCAGCAACTGCAAAAGGAGTTGAACGATAAAACTCAAGAGAATAATCGTTTAAGAGGCTTACTCTTGGAAAAGGCGGTTAACGCATGTTGCAAGGACAATGGTACAGGAAAGCACCCAAACAACGCGGCAACAAGTGACACGTTAGAAGTATCCAGTGCTCCAGCAGCGCCTGTATTTGATCTGCAATCCAATAGTAGCACTACATCCGAtaatgatggtgatgatgatgtgAACGGTACTAGCAGtgtaaataataataataataataataataaagcTGTAGTTTCCCCTTTCAATAATAGACGCTACGATCATAGTTTGGAAAAATACTATAATAAATCGATACGTTTCTTTGCACAGCCGTCCAGTgcaaatgaagaaaataataacaacacTGTTGACCGcgacgatgatgaagatgatgaagagatATCGACAAATTTTGCCCAAAGGAGTGGTAGACTGATAGAATCTCACAATGGCTTCCACTATTTTGTAggatcttcttcaatgacTTTATTTGGTTTGGAAATTCAATCTTTGGTTACAAAGTATATATCggtcaaaaatttcaggCCTTTGCCAATAAACACCAAGAACGAGATTTTAAATTCAAACTTGAACCCGACCATAAGTTCCTTTATAAATTCAAATAACTATCTCTTTTCCTCCTACATCTTTTTAAATCCGATATCGAAAATTGTCAACTTAAACTCAATTAACGACAATTTGTCTCCATTGATGTTTAAAATAGTTTTGAATAAGGAGAAGGATGAAAACAACGGCCAAGGAGATGCAATACATTTTCAATTGCCTTCATATAATTACACGAAACTATTAATCGACTGTTTTATAAATTATAATGACGGTTGTTTCTACTTCTTCAACGAAGGTCTCGTTAAATGTGGAATTAACAAATTATACCTGGAAAATGAATGGCTGTACTATGATAATACCAAAAACACTTTGgacaatgaaaatgatcCAGTTTTACAAGCTGTTTGGTTCTGCAAAATTCTGTTGATTTTGGCAGTAGGTGAAATGTACTTGGGCTCCATTAATATTGAAATGTTGAAAAACTATTCTAATCAACCAAAATTGCCTGGTtccaaattctttcaaatggGTTCTAAAATATTCAATTGTCTATTTTCCAGTGAAAGGTTAGAAAACGTGACTAAGAAGGGTGGTATTGAAGTCTTATTGCTCTACGCGTTTTTCTTACAAGTGGCCGATTACACCTTAGCttcatatttttattttggtCAGGCTTTAAGGACATGTTTGATTTTAGGTTTACATGTTGATTCGCAAAGCGATACTTTAACCAAATACGAAATTGAGCATCACAGGAGACTTTGGTGGACGGTTTACATGTTTGAAAGAATGCTTAGCTCGAAAGCCGGTTTGCCATTAAGTTTCACTGATTATACTATCTCTACAGCATTACCAGCAGATATCGATGATGAGACTATTGAGGGCAAGAATAATCAATATGTTTTCAGGAAAGCCGAACTGATTTCTAACTGCGTTACTATTGTGAAAATCAATGCCCAAATTTTAAGCAAATTGTATCAAAGGCAACCTGAAACCAACATCATAATAACTCTAAAAGTTGTTATTAAGCAGTTATTGGAATGGAGAAATAATTTATCTGATTCCTTACAGGTTGACTTCACGCAGAAGGATgaagatttcaaaatatcaagGTTATCAACTAATATGTTTACGGAATACTTTCAAGGTATTAACTTGGCCATAAGGCctttattatttcattttgcATCCATTCAGTTGAAAAGGTTTAAGACAAGTAATACTTTCATTAACTTACAAAACTATTCTACCACAATATCTTCCTTGTTAACGTGCTCCCTACATGCTTCTGTTAACACCATCAGATCTCTGTGGAGCTTAttacaaaataatatgCTTGCTATGTTCGGTTATATGGACAGAGAATATCTTTTTACCTCTTCTTGCACTTTATTGTTATTCAACACCGCCTTTGGTATTCATGAACAGACATTATATCATTTAGATCATTCTCTGGAAATCTTCACGCAAATGAGGAATTTAGGTAATATCCCGGCAGGGTTAAGAAGAGCACAGTTACTAACATTGATGGCAAATTTGGATTTCCATGGCATAATGAATGATTTGATCACCAAATACAAcgatattttgaaatttgatTCCATGAACTGTGAAAATGATAACATAGTGGATAATAACAATGAACCcaaaatagaaaaggaaaatgagaaaGTTTACAAAGACACTAATCGCATTGACCCTTCAATTATAGACTCCGATAAATCAAAGTCCAGTGCAAATataatcaaaaatgaatcTATTCCAGATATTGTCAACATACTTCCAGAAAGCACCAAGCAAACCATGAGTGGTTATAGTAATGGTGGTAATGATGTTAATGATATTAATGATATTAACACAGAACCGTCAACTTTTTTTGACATTATAACTGCAAGCTTGGAAAACTCATACCAAACCACCCTGACTAAAAAGGGATCCCAAGTcatggaaaaaaacatgGATCAATTAGATTCTGTCCATAAtttaaatgatgatgacttACAACAATTGTTAGAAGATTTGGGCAATATCGACCATTCTGATGAAAAactttggaaagaaattacCGACCAAGCAATGTGGTTGGGCAATACTATGGATCCAACCGCTGCTGCTGGGAGTGAAATTGACTTTACCGATTATTTAGGACCCTGA
- the URB1 gene encoding Urb1p (similar to Saccharomyces cerevisiae URB1 (YKL014C); ancestral locus Anc_2.653) has translation MSNHSAAYGSRDQRREKYTQGKEFDDGTLETLESMIVALEDETLSKDYQPLIVFFQKGFGAQSVQAWSYYAQVNNHGKFSKTTTLITKTIQVLSSDISTLVIGSSLIKLILTDYTKVLYRGLNNMRAQLTNPILRLLKQIVNFNNGQHIEELVLYFDFSLPILPRLLSPTKSELANGNSSANSSKHDSIRFTFIKFWLALISNSSPVIRKELLTENFKIMSNLFKFMNKVDSDKLSQHILSVFINDILKEKSFKRTTKTKILNELAASKIHHFYYSPNKDLVKKTNEFFLTFGASHDFSVAFPDNSVWFKNSVTDGASHGAPITVNQVEFQIHNKLLFNTLRLFKPWEDILQLGTLIKILENVPELVAPYSIFLTMNGNHDPKMTSYWFGTTLLMNKIINLRIPQFMETVDSDIPPATSLVIENILPSLLTKTSLTKSLQFETPIIKQLACHSIVLAFKKLEKVALLYDRKGWKNEKNTLFNEFNTRMPDLPIFVSTLNSTLTANKDNKILPLSISIIFNYYSRVFPNLFSINLPSSNLYTGIMQKPRISGIEFAILDNYLQFQEFNSTQTKWWNPSPGGNSLFTLLLKLASSKNASDMIATRISNLLDELTRANVIFNVPLISPAMALVNSLQVLYLKVGETSSMEKIWKWFDETISRVIKTPYKYVDLAKDYNYISPFIMGLSEQWKYVDKNNDLDFVIKWLLLFFRNMILIGEDYTGIRKLVKDNFTEVAEHDVNFYLNLDSFEENDTETNNTNSFFSSMRDFSFFQYISSLPSKELTNVSKFPVSKLDAAGILFRIQLLVENDSIAYDGWFEETVCELFGKIASYVATDTEFPIVRVLEKYVKFALPKMTVDKKNTLLMEKSRLVCNLIGAVCFETGHHLGEFQESIRKIAFNGQNIEKRAIYNESYHEEDINRLLTSVNEYLSTSALTSLLMHGTKLEPTRNILKRIFNEEKTIKTSLIKNILNKTLNEDAALIQEVNFILVKFFEENRVCVDATSAPEDKISLSETTTLINSIISNDLNYPVLEAFYKWEHFSFASFIPNIGKIKNLPLLSIVTTTALSKHMQDKNFSAFVHKIISQYDDDIAKCAYSTTLEKDIFDEVVNMITTYINLYDETKKKAILECLLAQSDHRYHAATVKYITIQDDFAYPGVGTWLNKTLLYITKYLSERTVISSAFFKLLNAMSELLKREKASNRLNFKIVNSQLEGILGSKWIKKIEVLEYTNILILCVNRKSIQSQRMVQLLLNNENYSPIMIKDDDEDSSYRKFLSTMILFSLFNIDPVANSTPIVQEKLLTFYSGTISSNDKLIIKMLESIESHTSNSWTNLIFSWEFIKDEDEEVLEAIGDARLIIKEREGLIITLQRKLIKKSIDGYVLERPHIPKFCSSSNTDNYDVATRWELLKKYYENTERSGTDMYDPLFLLLLIIHNKELVRMVKDGDGNVTYNYEFENLLDSKIFQFIICSLSDCDTVTNISYEHLANLAISLDRKNSKTNTEKRIAGKDNGEKEIDSDLMKYNSIYQILIKRILYQKQQNREAIRPLIWFSISRIVDLLRTPTSPLHEKAYRWVLSNSTIHGWDIPMVSDVMMSYNKRQQDDNNKKGIEMEIYYGELSWVLMTICKGIKTDEDYKMLDKKGVFEWLLNLINIPYLKERLRELIYFIFYEVQRVADDGGLNLISRNGVVSFLEILNNNIKSRLPQDNILNSIDILKNENKGTLNATSKLVQEQNGIEKLLLGYNELVKSQKRLILWTEGDSHNIVKRLRK, from the coding sequence ATGAGTAATCATAGTGCAGCTTATGGATCTCGCGATCAGAGAAGGGAGAAGTACACTCAAGGGAAAGAATTCGATGACGGTACATTAGAAACACTAGAAAGTATGATCGTTGCCCTCGAAGATGAAACCCTCTCAAAAGATTATCAACCTCTGATAGTGTTTTTCCAAAAGGGATTTGGTGCTCAATCGGTACAGGCTTGGTCATATTATGCCCAGGTAAATAACCACGGAAAGTTTTCGAAAACAACCACACTAATAACTAAAACCATACAGGTTTTATCATCTGATATTAGTACTTTGGTCATTGGAAGCAGTTTAATCAAATTGATATTAACTGATTACACTAAAGTTCTTTATAGAGGGTTAAACAATATGCGTGCGCAGCTAACTAATCCAATTCTTCGTCTGCTCAAACAGATAGTCAATTTCAACAATGGCCAACATATCGAGGAATTAGTGttatattttgatttttcgCTACCTATCTTACCTAGATTATTGTCACCAACCAAGTCTGAGCTAGCCAATGGCAATTCCTCTGCTAATTCATCTAAACATGACTCAATAAGGTTCACATTTATTAAGTTCTGGTTGGCATTAATTTCCAATTCTTCCCCAGttataagaaaagaacttttAACAGAAAATTTTAAGATTATGAGCAACCTATTCAAATTCATGAATAAGGTTGATTCTGATAAGTTATCTCAACACATACTATCGGTATTCATAAATGATattctcaaagaaaagtctttcaaaagaactACGAAAACTAAAATATTGAATGAATTAGCGGCTTCAAAGATTCATCACTTTTATTATTCACCAAACAAGGACCTAGTTAAGAAGACGAATGAGTTTTTCTTAACTTTTGGGGCTTCCCATGACTTTAGTGTAGCATTTCCTGATAATTCTGTTTGgttcaaaaattcagtCACTGACGGGGCCTCTCATGGAGCACCGATAACTGTTAACCAAGtggaatttcaaattcacAATAAACTTTTGTTCAATACTTTACGTCTTTTCAAACCATGGGAGGATATCCTACAGTTAGGTACGTTAATCAAAATACTGGAAAATGTTCCAGAACTTGTAGCACCATAcagcatttttttgacaatGAATGGTAACCATGACCCCAAGATGACTTCATATTGGTTTGGTACAACACTATTAATGAACAAGATTATTAATCTAAGGATACCGCAATTTATGGAGACTGTTGATAGTGATATTCCACCCGCGACTTCATTAGTTATAGAAAACATTTTGCCGTCTTTACTCACAAAAACTTCACTGACTAAATCTTTACAATTTGAGACGCCTATTATAAAACAATTGGCTTGTCATTCTATAGTCTTAGCattcaagaaattagaAAAGGTTGCGTTACTTTATGATCGAAAAGGttggaaaaatgaaaagaatactcTATTCAACGAGTTTAATACTAGAATGCCTGATTTGCCAATATTTGTATCTACCTTAAACAGCACTTTGACTGCcaataaagataataaaatattgcCATTGTCCATATCCATTATATTCAACTACTACAGTAGAGTATTTCCTaaccttttttcaataaacttACCATCATCAAATCTTTATACAGGCATTATGCAAAAACCCAGGATTTCCGGGATAGAATTTGCTATTTTGGACAACTACTTACAATTTCAAGAGTTCAACTCTACTCAAACAAAGTGGTGGAACCCAAGTCCTGGTGgaaattctttatttacGCTACTATTAAAACTCGCATCTTCCAAAAATGCTTCAGACATGATAGCCACAAGAATATCAAACTTACTAGATGAATTAACAAGAGCAAATGTTATATTCAACGTACCTTTGATTTCTCCAGCAATGGCCTTAGTGAACAGTCTTCAAGTGCTTTACCTTAAAGTCGGTGAAACAAGCagtatggaaaaaatttggaagtGGTTCGATGAAACTATATCTCGTGTCATAAAAACGCCATACAAGTATGTTGACTTGGCAAAAGATTATAATTATATTTCTCCATTCATAATGGGACTTTCCGAACAATGGAAATACGTTGACAAGAATAACGACTTGGATTTTGTTATCAAATGGCTTCTACTGTTTTTTAGAAACATGATTCTCATAGGTGAAGATTATACAGGCATAAGAAAACTTGTCAAAGATAATTTTACTGAGGTGGCTGAACATGATGTGAACTTTTACTTGAATCTAGATtcctttgaagaaaacgaTACGGAAACCAATAACAcaaattcctttttttcttcaatgagggacttttcttttttccagtATATTTCGTCGCTTCCATCTAAAGAATTGACAAATGTCTCTAAATTCCCAGTGAGCAAATTAGACGCGGCAGGAATCCTTTTCAGAATTCAGTTACTAGTCGAAAATGATTCCATTGCTTATGACGGTTGGTTCGAAGAAACAGTTTGCGAGTTATTTGGTAAGATTGCGAGTTACGTGGCGACAGATACGGAATTCCCCATTGTCAGGgttttggaaaagtatGTGAAATTTGCTTTACCTAAGATGACCGttgacaagaaaaataccTTACTCATGGAAAAATCAAGATTAGTATGCAATCTAATTGGTGCAGTATGTTTCGAAACAGGTCACCATTTGGGGGAATTTCAAGAATCAATACGAAAAATCGCATTCAATGGTCAGAACATTGAAAAGCGTGCCATTTATAATGAGTCTTATCACGAAGAGGACATAAATCGCTTACTAACAAGCGTTAATGAGTATTTAAGCACTTCTGCATTGACTTCGCTGCTCATGCACGGCACTAAACTTGAGCCTACAAGAAATatcttgaaaagaatattcaatgaagaaaaaactataAAAACGTCCCTTATCAAGAACATACTGAACAAAACTTTAAACGAGGATGCTGCTTTAATTCAAGAAGTTAATTTCATTTTAGTCAAGTTTTTCGAGGAAAATAGAGTTTGTGTTGATGCTACATCTGCTCCTGAAGATAAAATATCCCTTTCAGAAACCACTACATTGATAAACAGCATTATTTCTAATGATTTGAATTACCCAGTACTAGAAGCTTTTTACAAATGGGagcatttttctttcgcATCGTTTATACCCAATATCGGAAAGATCAAGAATTTACCTTTGCTAAGTATTGTAACAACGACCGCTTTGTCCAAGCATATGcaagataaaaattttagCGCATTTGTGCACAAAATAATTTCCCAATATGACGATGACATTGCCAAATGTGCATATAGCACTACATTAGAGAAAGacatttttgatgaagTAGTAAACATGATTACCACTTATATTAATTTATAtgatgaaacaaaaaaaaaggccaTTCTGGAATGTCTGTTAGCACAGAGCGACCATAGATATCATGCTGCCACGGTGAAATATATCACTATACAAGATGACTTTGCTTATCCAGGAGTAGGAACATGGTTAAATAAAACACttctttatattacaaAGTATCTTTCAGAAAGGACCGTTATCTCCAGtgcttttttcaaactatTAAATGCCATGAGCGAACTTTTAAAACGTGAGAAGGCATCAAATAGGCTAAATTTTAAGATAGTTAATTCTCAGTTAGAGGGCATTTTAGGCAGTAAGTGGATTAAGAAAATAGAGGTGCTCGAATATACCAATATATTAATTCTTTGTGTGAATCGGAAGTCAATTCAATCACAAAGGATGGTTCAATTATTATTAAACAATGAGAATTACTCACCAATAATGAtcaaagatgatgatgaggattCCTCGTATCGGAAGTTCCTAAGTACgatgatattattttctttattcaaCATTGACCCAGTCGCAAACTCTACGCCAATTGTTCAAGAGAAGCTCCTAACTTTTTACTCAGGAACCATTTCCAGTAATGATAAGTTAATCATTAAAATGCTAGAAAGTATCGAATCTCACACCTCTAATTCGTGGACaaatttgattttttcttgggaATTCATtaaagatgaagacgaagaagtCTTGGAAGCCATTGGAGATGCAAGATTaattatcaaagaaagagaaggtTTGATAATAACACTACAAAGAAAGCTGATTAAAAAATCCATTGACGGATACGTATTGGAAAGGCCCCATATCCCTAAATTTTGCAGCTCCTCAAATACAGATAATTATGATGTCGCTACAAGATGGGAACTACTCAAGAAATATTATGAAAACACTGAACGATCTGGCACTGATATGTATGATCCACTGTTTTTGTTACTTTTGATAATTCATAACAAAGAGTTAGTAAGAATGGTCAAGGATGGAGATGGCAACGTAACATACAATTACGAGTTCGAAAACTTACTTGATTCCAAAATCTTTCAGTTTATTATATGTTCATTAAGTGATTGTGACACCGTGACCAATATAAGTTATGAACATTTGGCGAACCTAGCAATTTCTTTggatagaaaaaattcaaaaaccaatactgaaaaaagaatcgcTGGAAAGGACAatggagaaaaagaaatcgatAGCGATCTCATGAAATACAATAGCATTTACCAAATATTGATCAAGAGGATTTTATATCAGAAGCAGCAAAACCGAGAAGCAATCAGGCCATTGATTTGGTTTTCTATCTCCAGGATTGTCGATTTGTTGAGAACCCCAACTTCACCCTTACATGAAAAGGCATACCGTTGGGTATTATCAAATTCTACTATACATGGTTGGGACATTCCCATGGTTTCTGATGTAATGATGTCTTACAATAAAAGACAGcaagatgataataataagaaaGGGATCGAGATGGAGATTTATTATGGAGAATTGAGTTGGGTCTTAATGACTATTTGCAAGGGGATCAAAACTGATGAAGATTACAAGATGTTAGATAAGAAAGGTGTATTTGAGTGGCTATTAAATTTGATAAACATACCCtacttgaaagaaagattacGCGAACTAAtatatttcatattctACGAGGTTCAAAGAGTAGCTGATGACGGTggtttgaatttgattAGCAGAAACGGTGTTGTCTCATTTTTGGAGATTTTGAACAATAACATCAAATCTAGGTTACCACAGGACAATATATTGAACAGCATTGACATTttaaagaatgaaaacaaaGGTACACTAAATGCTACTTCAAAGTTAGTTCAAGAACAGAATGGGATTGAGAAATTGCTATTAGGCTACAACGAGCTTGTCAAATCACAGAAAAGATTAATATTATGGACAGAAGGAGATAGTCACAATATTGTCAAGAGATTACGCAAATGA
- the PRP40 gene encoding snoRNA-splicing protein PRP40 (similar to Saccharomyces cerevisiae PRP40 (YKL012W); ancestral locus Anc_2.649) → MSIWKEAKDANGRVYYYNSLTKKSTWEKPKELVSEEEQLLRENGWRAAKTKEGKVYYYNPATRETSWTIPVFEKKVQTTAKKESDTTASAKANENIAVRERKDLRQTTKQEGIQYANNSQLLNVKRRTKEEAEKEFITMLKDNQVDSTWSFSRIISELGTKDPRYWMVDDDPLWKKEMFEKYLSNRSADQLLKEHNETSKFKEAFIKMLQENSHIKYYTRWSTAKRLIADEPIYKHSVVNEKTKKQTFQDYINTLADAEKESKKKLKTQALNELREYLSGILTASPSEPFITWQQLLNHYVFGKSKRYMANRHFKSLTHEDVLIEYLKIVKSIESELENKLNNLRLHNYTRDRIARDNFKSLLKEIPIQIKANSKWSHIYPCIKSDPRFLHMLGRNGSSCLDLFLDNVDEQRMYIFAQRSIAQQTLIDQNFEWNDIDSDEVIKKSIENVLANDSKFNKVDKEDLSLITDGIIKQRNERIQQKLQNERMILEQKKRYFWLLLQRKYTKAGKPKPSTWDLASKELSESLEYKALDDDDSIRRQIFDDFKPESSAPTTESTTAGLPLTAKKRQLSPALELDY, encoded by the coding sequence ATGTCTATCTGGAAAGAGGCTAAAGACGCAAATGGAAGGGTATATTATTACAACAGTTTGACAAAGAAATCCACGTGGGAGAAACCAAAAGAACTAGTTTCTGAGGAGGAACAGCTTCTTCGAGAGAATGGATGGAGGGCAGCCAAGACCAAAGAAGGCAAAGTGTACTACTATAATCCAGCCACTAGAGAAACCAGTTGGACTATCCCAGTTTTCGAGAAGAAAGTTCAAACCACCGCTAAAAAGGAGTCTGATACAACAGCATCTGCAAAAGCTAATGAAAATATAGCAGTTCGGGAGAGAAAAGATTTAAGGCAAACCACAAAACAAGAGGGAATCCAGTATGCCAATAACTCTCAACTACTAAATGTTAAAAGAAGgactaaagaagaagcagaaaaggAATTCATTACAATGCTGAAAGATAACCAAGTAGACTCTACTTGGTCGTTCAGTAGAATTATTTCGGAATTGGGAACCAAGGATCCGAGGTATTGGATGGTCGATGATGATCCCctatggaaaaaagaaatgtttgaaaaatatctttctaATAGATCCGCTGATCAACTTCTAAAGGAACATAATGAAACAAgtaaattcaaagaagcaTTCATAAAAATGTTACAGGAAAATTCCCACATAAAGTATTACACCCGTTGGTCAACCGCGAAAAGACTGATTGCTGATGAACCAATATACAAACACTCTGTGGTTAACGAAAAGACCAAGAAACAGACTTTCCAAGATTACATCAACACTCTCGCCGATGCTGAGAAAGaatcgaagaaaaaattaaaaactCAAGCCTTAAATGAACTAAGAGAATATTTGAGTGGCATATTAACGGCTTCGCCTTCCGAGCCTTTCATAACATGGCAGCAACTTTTGAATCACTACGTTTTTGGTAAAAGTAAGAGGTATATGGCGAATAGGCACTTCAAAAGTCTAACCCACGAGGACGTTTTAATTGAGTACCTGAAAATTGTAAAGTCGATTGAAAGTgaacttgaaaataaattaAACAACCTTCGACTGCACAATTATACCAGAGATCGTATTGCTAGAGATAACTTCAAGAGCCTACTGAAGGAGATACCAATCCAAATCAAGGCAAATTCTAAATGGTCCCATATTTATCCTTGTATAAAATCCGATCCACGGTTTTTGCATATGCTGGGACGGAACGGTTCTTCCTGCCTTGATTTATTTCTAGATAATGTGGATGAACAAAGAATGTACATTTTCGCGCAAAGATCAATAGCCCAACAAACTCTGATAGATCAAAACTTTGAATGGAACGATATTGACAGCGATGAAGTTATCAAGAAGAGCATAGAAAACGTTCTGGCGAATGACTCAAAGTTCAATAAGGTAGATAAAGAAGACCTCAGTTTGATAACTGATGGCATAATAAAGCAAAGAAACGAAAGAATACAACAGAAACTCCAAAACGAGCGTATGATATTGGAGCAAAAGAAACGCTATTTTTGGTTACTTTTGCAAAGGAAGTATACCAAAGCTGGTAAGCCCAAGCCCAGTACATGGGATTTAGCTTCCAAAGAGCTAAGTGAATCTCTTGAATACAAAGCATTAGACGATGACGATAGTATAAGAAGGCAAATTTTTGACGATTTTAAACCTGAAAGTTCTGCACCAACTACCGAAAGCACCACTGCAGGTTTACCATTAACCGCAAAAAAGAGGCAGTTAAGCCCTGCGCTCGAATTAGACTATTGA
- the ARC19 gene encoding Arc19p (similar to Saccharomyces cerevisiae ARC19 (YKL013C); ancestral locus Anc_2.650): protein MSQSLRPYLTAVRYSLEAALTLSNFSSQEVERHNRPEVEVPNTSAELLLQPMHISRNENEQVLIEPSVNSVRMSLMVKQADEIEQILVHKFTRFLEQRAEAFYILRRVPIPGYSISFLITNKHTESMKTGKLVDFIIEFMEDVDKEISEIKLFLNARARFVAEAYLDEFVY, encoded by the coding sequence ATGTCACAATCATTACGTCCATATCTAACAGCTGTTCGCTATTCCCTGGAAGCTGCGCTGACTTTGAGCAATTTCTCTTCACAAGAAGTAGAGAGGCACAATAGACCGGAAGTTGAAGTACCCAATACTAGTGCCGAATTGCTGCTCCAACCGATGCATATATCACgtaatgaaaatgaacaaGTTTTGATCGAACCTAGTGTGAACTCAGTGCGTATGAGTTTGATGGTGAAACAGGCCGACGAAATCGAGCAGATTTTAGTTCACAAGTTCACCAGATTTTTGGAACAGCGTGCTGAAGCATTTTACATCCTAAGACGTGTCCCAATACCTGGCTAcagtatttcttttctaataACCAACAAGCATACGGAATCAATGAAAACTGGGAAGCTGGTCGactttattattgaattCATGGAGGATGTGGATAAGGAAATCAGTGAAATTAAGCTGTTCTTGAATGCGAGGGCAAGATTTGTTGCGGAAGCCTATCTTGATGAATTTGTCTACTAA